One Amorphoplanes digitatis genomic window carries:
- a CDS encoding iron-containing redox enzyme family protein — MKLPMPRGPVSAQLIRALGRAPHDLDPGYVETPPTATTAGLADDDLQLTLFVLYELAYRGWDGVDDRWEWQPDLIRLRTAAENRFEAALRVLTAPHHDAVPEQLSAASIARRLVTMTEEDGPSLSEHLRRRATLRQFREFAAHRSVYHLREADPHTFAIPRLSGRAKAALIEIQIDEYGGGQVRRMHQELFRHTLTALDLDATYGAYVEVAPALTLATNNLMSLFGLHRRRRGALLGHLAAYEMTSTGPNQAYGSGLRRLGGDVDATRFYDEHVEADAVHEQIAAYDMCGSFCVAEPDLAADVLFGARCALALGAMWATSVLSHWDRGESSLLGFV, encoded by the coding sequence ATGAAGCTGCCAATGCCCCGGGGGCCCGTCTCGGCGCAGCTGATCCGCGCGCTCGGCCGCGCTCCGCACGACCTCGACCCGGGATACGTCGAAACGCCGCCTACGGCAACGACGGCCGGGCTGGCGGACGACGACCTGCAACTGACCTTGTTCGTCCTCTACGAGCTGGCCTATCGGGGCTGGGACGGCGTGGACGACCGCTGGGAATGGCAGCCCGATCTCATCCGGCTGCGTACCGCCGCCGAAAACCGCTTCGAGGCGGCTCTACGGGTGCTGACCGCGCCCCATCATGACGCCGTGCCCGAACAGCTGAGCGCCGCGTCGATCGCGCGCCGGCTGGTCACGATGACCGAGGAGGACGGCCCCTCGCTGTCCGAACATCTGCGGCGCCGGGCCACCTTGCGGCAGTTCCGGGAGTTCGCCGCCCACCGGTCCGTCTACCACCTGCGCGAGGCGGACCCGCACACCTTCGCAATCCCCCGGCTGAGCGGGCGGGCGAAGGCCGCTCTCATCGAGATCCAGATCGACGAGTACGGCGGCGGCCAGGTGCGGCGCATGCACCAGGAGCTGTTCCGCCACACCCTGACGGCGCTCGATCTGGACGCCACCTACGGCGCCTACGTCGAGGTGGCTCCGGCGCTGACGCTCGCCACCAACAACCTCATGTCCCTGTTCGGTCTGCACCGTCGCCGCCGCGGCGCCCTGCTCGGGCACCTGGCCGCGTACGAGATGACCTCGACCGGGCCCAACCAGGCGTACGGCAGCGGGCTGCGCCGCCTCGGCGGGGACGTCGACGCGACCCGCTTCTACGACGAGCATGTCGAGGCGGACGCCGTGCACGAGCAGATCGCGGCGTACGACATGTGTGGCTCGTTCTGTGTCGCCGAGCCGGACCTGGCGGCGGACGTGTTGTTCGGCGCGCGGTGTGCGCTCGCTCTTGGCGCCATGTGGGCGACTTCGGTGCTCTCGCACTGGGACCGGGGCGAGAGCTCACTACTCGGCTTCGTCTGA
- a CDS encoding catalase encodes MASKRPRKSVPAVASPAAMEPAETSPVAEALAPAQGLQSGEALTTAQGLRLRDTDHSLKAGPRGPSLLEDFHLREKITHFDHERIPERVVHARGAAAHGLFRAYGSAASVTKAPFLAEEGRETPVFVRFSTVLGSRGSADTVRDVRGFAVKFYTAEGNFDLVGNNMPVFFIQDGIKFPDIIHAGKPHPDREIPQAQTAHDTFWDFVSLHTEATHHVMWAMSDRGIPRSFRTMEGFGVHTFRLVNSAGESSLAKFHWKPTAGVHSLVWEEAQLAAGTDPDFHRRDMADAIDAGAFIEYELGIQVMADSDDETFEGIDLLDPTKIVPEELAPVQPVGMLTLNRNPDNFFAETEQVAFHTGNLVPGIEVTNDPLMQARLFSYLDTQLTRLGGPNFTQLPINRPHAPVNDNLRDGMHQTAVHRGVAPYLPNSLAGDEGPVPAEETRGGYVQIPRLVEGEKVRANPVSFDDHFSQATMFYVSMSPIEKAHLIEAFTFELGKCYEKQIRERTLGVLANVDADLCAQVAAGLGLPAPKGKPATDVRPSPALSQIVAVPGPIAGRVLGVVAGPGADLAGIGKIRKAFEARGAFVRVIAAAGGVLRKGARSEIIERTLLTTRSIEYDAVLVADGAGSLADLRLSVLLEEAFRHAKVLGAWGDGKQALRAAGIDTKAPGILLDDAVVAAYTKRLIDAVGLHRVWDRVPLVTARSGR; translated from the coding sequence ATGGCGTCCAAGCGTCCGCGCAAGTCGGTACCCGCCGTTGCGTCGCCGGCGGCGATGGAACCGGCGGAGACCAGCCCGGTGGCGGAGGCGCTCGCGCCCGCGCAGGGGCTGCAGAGCGGCGAGGCGCTGACCACCGCGCAGGGGTTGCGGCTGCGGGACACGGACCATTCGCTCAAGGCCGGCCCGCGGGGGCCGTCGCTGCTGGAGGACTTCCACCTTCGGGAGAAGATCACCCACTTCGATCACGAGCGGATACCGGAGCGGGTGGTGCACGCGCGAGGAGCGGCCGCGCACGGGCTGTTCCGTGCGTACGGCAGCGCCGCGTCGGTGACGAAGGCGCCGTTCCTGGCCGAGGAGGGACGCGAGACGCCGGTCTTCGTCCGCTTCTCCACCGTTCTCGGCTCTCGTGGATCCGCCGACACCGTACGGGACGTCCGGGGCTTCGCGGTGAAGTTCTACACCGCCGAGGGCAACTTCGACCTGGTCGGCAACAACATGCCGGTCTTCTTCATCCAGGACGGCATCAAGTTCCCCGACATCATCCATGCCGGGAAGCCGCACCCGGACCGGGAGATCCCGCAGGCGCAGACCGCGCACGACACGTTCTGGGACTTCGTCTCCCTGCACACCGAGGCGACGCACCACGTGATGTGGGCGATGTCCGACCGGGGGATACCCCGGTCCTTCCGCACGATGGAGGGATTCGGCGTCCACACCTTCCGCCTGGTCAACTCGGCCGGTGAGAGCAGCCTGGCCAAATTTCACTGGAAGCCGACCGCCGGAGTGCACTCGCTGGTCTGGGAGGAGGCCCAACTGGCCGCGGGCACCGACCCGGACTTCCACCGCCGCGACATGGCCGACGCCATCGACGCGGGCGCGTTTATCGAGTACGAACTCGGCATCCAGGTCATGGCCGACAGCGACGACGAGACCTTCGAGGGAATCGACCTTCTCGACCCCACCAAGATCGTCCCGGAGGAGCTCGCGCCCGTTCAACCGGTCGGCATGCTCACGCTCAACCGCAACCCGGACAACTTCTTCGCCGAGACGGAGCAGGTCGCCTTCCACACCGGGAACCTGGTACCCGGCATCGAGGTCACCAACGATCCGCTGATGCAGGCACGGCTGTTCTCCTACCTCGACACCCAGCTCACCCGCCTGGGCGGCCCCAACTTCACCCAACTGCCGATCAACCGGCCGCACGCGCCGGTCAACGACAACCTCCGCGACGGCATGCACCAGACGGCCGTGCACCGCGGTGTCGCGCCCTACCTGCCGAACAGCCTGGCCGGTGACGAGGGCCCGGTGCCGGCAGAGGAGACCCGCGGCGGCTACGTCCAGATTCCGCGGCTCGTCGAGGGCGAGAAGGTACGGGCCAATCCCGTCTCCTTCGACGACCACTTCTCCCAGGCGACGATGTTCTACGTGAGCATGAGCCCCATCGAGAAGGCGCACCTGATCGAGGCATTCACCTTCGAGCTCGGCAAGTGCTACGAAAAGCAGATCCGGGAGCGGACGCTGGGCGTGCTGGCCAACGTGGACGCCGACCTGTGCGCCCAGGTAGCGGCCGGCCTCGGTCTGCCGGCGCCGAAGGGGAAACCGGCCACCGATGTGCGGCCGTCGCCGGCGTTGTCCCAGATCGTCGCGGTTCCCGGTCCGATCGCCGGACGGGTCCTCGGCGTCGTCGCGGGTCCGGGCGCCGACCTGGCCGGGATTGGCAAGATTCGCAAAGCGTTCGAGGCCCGCGGCGCGTTCGTGCGGGTCATCGCGGCTGCCGGCGGAGTCCTGAGGAAGGGCGCACGCAGCGAGATCATCGAGCGGACCCTGCTGACCACCCGCTCGATCGAGTACGACGCGGTCCTGGTCGCCGACGGCGCCGGCAGCCTCGCCGACCTCAGACTCTCCGTCCTGCTGGAGGAGGCCTTCCGGCATGCCAAGGTGCTCGGCGCGTGGGGCGACGGCAAACAAGCCTTGCGTGCGGCAGGCATCGACACCAAGGCTCCGGGGATCCTGCTCGACGACGCGGTGGTCGCCGCGTACACGAAGAGGCTGATCGACGCGGTGGGCCTGCACCGGGTGTGGGACCGCGTGCCGCTGGTGACGGCCCGTTCAGGGCGGTGA
- a CDS encoding class I SAM-dependent methyltransferase, with protein sequence MSSPSAHVSAERPFYSLHAGAYDALITDPVEPWVDAVHDRLVRAHRARASVLDAGCGTGRHAAALIAKGHRVDLADASRELLARAGERCPAARALLVDLCTMDLGPGYDAVTCRGVLNDMTTDQERESAVANLAACLRPGGLLFLDVREAEASRLRADGRARRVVADLGGDGELRFSTRTSWQGGLLQVEERYEVAVDGRVTRESTYDFTMRPWSRAELSSVLRRNGMRHVDITGGIGRRTSDRLFVVAGFSPP encoded by the coding sequence GTGAGCTCGCCGTCCGCGCACGTGAGTGCGGAGCGTCCTTTTTACAGCCTGCATGCCGGCGCCTATGACGCGCTGATCACCGACCCGGTCGAGCCATGGGTCGACGCCGTTCATGACCGGCTCGTGCGGGCGCACCGGGCCCGGGCCTCGGTGTTGGACGCCGGTTGCGGCACCGGGAGACACGCCGCGGCACTCATCGCCAAGGGACATCGGGTCGATCTCGCGGATGCCTCCCGGGAGCTGCTGGCGCGAGCCGGTGAACGGTGCCCCGCCGCCCGCGCCCTGCTCGTGGACCTGTGCACAATGGATCTCGGCCCTGGGTACGACGCCGTGACGTGCCGGGGAGTGCTCAACGACATGACCACCGACCAGGAACGCGAATCGGCGGTGGCGAATCTGGCCGCGTGTCTGCGGCCGGGCGGGCTGCTGTTCCTGGACGTCCGAGAGGCTGAAGCCTCCCGGCTGCGGGCCGACGGCCGTGCGCGGCGCGTAGTCGCCGATCTGGGTGGCGACGGCGAATTGCGGTTCTCCACCCGCACCTCCTGGCAAGGAGGGTTGCTCCAGGTCGAGGAACGGTACGAGGTCGCCGTCGACGGCCGGGTGACGCGGGAATCCACCTATGACTTCACCATGCGGCCGTGGTCGAGAGCCGAGTTGTCGTCCGTGCTGCGACGAAACGGCATGCGCCACGTCGACATCACAGGTGGCATCGGCCGCCGTACCTCAGACCGGCTGTTCGTCGTGGCCGGCTTCTCACCGCCCTGA
- a CDS encoding aldehyde dehydrogenase family protein, translated as MTTIESRSPQAPSDLVVRVPDTSPETVSAAADAARAAAIGWARGPAHARAAALHACAEAVAAATGELTDLVVREVGKPLGEAGAEIGRGVAILRYFAQQALHPEGEVYPPSDGVSLLHTRRRPHGVVGLITPWNFPVAIPLWKAAPALAFGNAVLLKPAPQSSAVALRLAELFTGVLPHGVLTVLTGLGGTGEAIVDAADAVSFTGSVAAGQAVARRAVERGVPAQCEMGGQNAAIVLADSDLDAAATAIAAAAMGYAGQKCTATSRVIVVGDSASFAERLAAAVEALPVGDPADPATVVGPLIESRPREAIRAAVRRAEAGGARVLTSARQPDGAGWFQSPTLLANVPPGDDLRYEEHFGPVCVVLPAESADAAARVANEVRYGLVAGVYTRNLGAALRLANQLEVGMVKVNAPTTGVDFHAPFGGEKESSYGPREQGTAARDFYTRTVTITLTP; from the coding sequence ATGACAACGATCGAGAGCCGCTCACCGCAGGCGCCGTCGGACCTCGTCGTACGCGTTCCCGACACGTCGCCGGAGACGGTGTCGGCGGCGGCCGACGCCGCCCGGGCCGCGGCCATCGGCTGGGCCCGCGGGCCGGCGCACGCGCGGGCGGCCGCCCTGCACGCCTGCGCCGAGGCCGTCGCGGCGGCGACCGGTGAGCTGACCGACCTGGTGGTCCGCGAGGTCGGCAAGCCGCTCGGCGAGGCGGGCGCCGAGATCGGCCGCGGAGTGGCGATCCTGCGCTACTTCGCGCAGCAGGCCCTGCACCCCGAGGGCGAGGTCTATCCGCCGTCGGACGGCGTGTCGCTGTTGCACACCCGCCGCCGTCCGCACGGCGTGGTCGGGCTGATCACTCCGTGGAACTTCCCGGTGGCGATACCGCTCTGGAAGGCCGCGCCGGCCCTCGCCTTCGGCAACGCCGTCCTCCTCAAACCCGCACCGCAGTCATCCGCCGTGGCGCTGCGGCTCGCCGAACTGTTCACCGGGGTGCTCCCGCACGGTGTGCTGACGGTGCTGACCGGCCTCGGCGGAACCGGCGAGGCGATCGTCGACGCGGCCGACGCCGTCTCGTTCACGGGGTCGGTGGCGGCCGGGCAGGCGGTCGCCCGCAGGGCGGTGGAGCGTGGCGTCCCGGCGCAGTGCGAGATGGGCGGCCAGAACGCCGCCATCGTGCTGGCCGACTCCGACCTGGACGCGGCCGCGACGGCGATCGCCGCGGCGGCGATGGGCTACGCAGGACAGAAGTGCACCGCCACCAGCCGGGTGATCGTGGTCGGCGACTCCGCGTCCTTCGCCGAGCGGCTGGCCGCGGCCGTCGAGGCGCTGCCGGTCGGCGACCCGGCGGATCCGGCGACGGTCGTCGGCCCGCTGATCGAGTCGCGCCCGCGGGAGGCGATCCGGGCGGCGGTGCGGCGCGCCGAGGCGGGTGGCGCCCGGGTGCTGACCAGCGCCCGGCAGCCCGACGGCGCCGGGTGGTTCCAGTCCCCGACGCTGCTGGCGAACGTGCCGCCCGGCGACGACCTACGGTACGAGGAGCACTTCGGACCGGTGTGCGTGGTCCTGCCCGCGGAATCCGCCGACGCCGCGGCGCGGGTGGCCAACGAGGTGCGGTACGGGTTGGTCGCGGGCGTGTACACCCGGAATCTCGGTGCGGCGCTGAGGTTGGCGAACCAGTTGGAGGTAGGCATGGTGAAGGTCAACGCCCCGACCACCGGCGTGGACTTCCACGCCCCGTTCGGCGGTGAGAAGGAGTCGAGCTACGGCCCGCGCGAGCAGGGCACCGCGGCCCGCGACTTCTACACCCGAACCGTCACGATCACGCTTACGCCGTGA
- a CDS encoding fumarylacetoacetate hydrolase family protein gives MPISLHRLRAGHVSRWAVCQDGEWGELDGTLAGLLALPLDRARAMVEAAAREAGGGMPGEETLAPVDQQEVWAAGVTYLRSRDGRKEESGHGFLYDHVYDGDRPEIFFKSSPWRVVGDRDAVGIRADSGWDVPEAEVGLVLNAAGEVFGYTLANDMSSRSIEGENPLYLPQAKIYDRSCAVGPAIVPSWAAGPGPFPIGLRVLRDDHEAYAATTSTSAMVRGFAELAGWLFRALSFPAGVVLLTGTGVVPDADFTVRPGDTIEITSAALGTLTNPVIAIGDATGGKEQQ, from the coding sequence ATGCCGATCTCCCTTCACCGCCTGCGTGCCGGCCACGTGTCCCGCTGGGCGGTGTGCCAGGACGGCGAGTGGGGCGAGCTCGACGGCACCCTCGCCGGCCTGCTCGCCCTGCCGCTCGACCGGGCCCGGGCCATGGTCGAGGCCGCCGCCCGCGAGGCCGGCGGCGGCATGCCCGGCGAGGAGACGCTCGCACCCGTCGACCAGCAGGAGGTGTGGGCGGCCGGGGTGACGTACCTGCGCAGCCGCGACGGGCGAAAGGAGGAGTCCGGGCACGGCTTCCTCTACGACCATGTCTACGACGGCGACCGCCCCGAGATCTTCTTCAAGTCCAGCCCGTGGCGGGTCGTCGGCGACCGCGACGCCGTCGGTATCCGCGCCGACTCCGGCTGGGACGTGCCCGAGGCCGAGGTCGGCCTGGTCCTCAACGCGGCCGGGGAGGTGTTCGGCTACACGCTCGCCAACGACATGAGCAGCCGGTCGATCGAGGGTGAGAACCCGCTCTACCTGCCGCAGGCGAAGATCTACGACCGCTCCTGCGCGGTGGGCCCGGCGATCGTGCCGAGCTGGGCGGCCGGCCCGGGTCCGTTCCCGATCGGGCTGCGGGTGCTGCGTGACGACCACGAGGCGTACGCCGCGACGACCTCGACGTCGGCGATGGTCCGCGGCTTCGCGGAGCTGGCCGGCTGGTTGTTCCGCGCGCTGAGCTTTCCGGCCGGTGTGGTGCTGCTGACCGGCACCGGCGTCGTACCGGACGCCGATTTCACCGTGCGACCCGGTGACACGATCGAGATAACGTCCGCGGCGCTCGGGACGCTGACCAACCCCGTCATCGCGATCGGCGACGCCACCGGTGGGAAGGAACAACAATGA
- a CDS encoding IclR family transcriptional regulator, which yields MPRVVPAVIRALDILELFLDRPQLSAREVAERLDLPRTTVHELLVTLVARSYLISVPGQPVRYRLGMPLFQLGAAFAGRLDLVREAQSVARDVAAACDEAVHVAVLDGADVVYLVKVDSTHPVRMVSGVGLRLPAHCTAVGKILLSSLDRPSLDTVLAKGALPGMTPDSITDPDALRAHLDHVRAEGVAEDIGESDGAMRCVAAAIRDHSGATVAAMSVSAPIIRWTARAQVEWRDLVREGAATLSTRMGYATQSR from the coding sequence ATGCCCCGTGTGGTACCGGCGGTCATCCGCGCGCTCGACATTCTCGAACTGTTCCTGGACCGCCCCCAATTGTCGGCCCGCGAGGTGGCGGAGCGGCTGGACCTGCCCCGCACCACCGTCCACGAGCTGCTGGTCACGCTCGTGGCTCGCTCGTACCTGATCTCCGTCCCGGGCCAGCCGGTGCGGTATCGGCTCGGCATGCCCCTGTTCCAGCTCGGCGCGGCGTTCGCCGGCCGGCTTGACCTGGTCCGCGAGGCGCAGAGCGTCGCGCGGGACGTGGCCGCGGCGTGCGACGAGGCGGTCCACGTGGCCGTGCTCGACGGCGCCGACGTCGTCTACCTCGTCAAGGTCGACAGCACGCATCCCGTACGGATGGTCTCCGGGGTCGGGCTGCGGCTGCCGGCACACTGCACGGCGGTCGGCAAGATTCTGCTGTCGAGCCTCGATCGGCCGAGCCTGGACACCGTCCTGGCCAAGGGCGCCCTGCCGGGCATGACGCCGGACAGCATCACCGACCCGGACGCTCTGCGCGCGCATCTCGATCACGTCCGTGCCGAGGGCGTCGCGGAGGACATCGGCGAGTCCGACGGCGCCATGCGCTGTGTGGCCGCGGCGATCCGGGACCACTCCGGCGCGACCGTCGCCGCCATGAGCGTCTCCGCGCCGATCATCCGCTGGACCGCGCGGGCGCAGGTGGAGTGGCGGGACCTGGTGCGCGAGGGCGCGGCAACGCTGTCGACCCGCATGGGGTACGCGACTCAGTCGCGATAG
- a CDS encoding extracellular solute-binding protein: MGAGVLGAAGLAACGGTSDSAPTVQAEVPKELVDAAASMKGSSMGVLSQKLYSTAANEQLDGSIRKFATATGTKIENSLVQADAGDVVAKIDAEVKGGVPRDLAFMTDSRFVAQFHALGDLEDVTDVVTALTAKYGEPCAEAKNFCVFDGKWFAIPYHFIGIGSFLRKDWMQEKGVSPKDVYTWEELRDLCLAISDPGKRRFGWGMTVNRSGDGNGLIEALINSYGGAIATNDGKKVAFDSPETVQAVTFLGDIYTNPRYKAMLPPGVASWTDTSNNENWLAGVLGYTRNSFSVYADSKTKKNPVYANTHVFSDCIGPATDKSLLLGQSQGFVVFKGAKNPALAKLLAQYLVSAPALVGVAKEAPGLVMPAWEKVWDADPYFTGGDPAFPMVRNLSQQSLPLSTKNGLTFPQKASAGQQAVVAAYVLTDMMQQVVQGTAAAQAVRAAHEKMVRIFTQQGLPQ, translated from the coding sequence ATGGGGGCGGGGGTGCTCGGCGCGGCCGGCCTGGCCGCGTGCGGGGGCACCTCCGACTCGGCACCCACGGTGCAGGCGGAGGTGCCGAAGGAACTGGTCGACGCCGCGGCGTCGATGAAGGGCTCCTCGATGGGGGTGCTGTCGCAGAAGCTGTATTCGACGGCGGCCAACGAACAGCTCGACGGATCGATCAGGAAGTTCGCCACCGCCACCGGGACGAAGATCGAGAACAGCCTGGTCCAGGCCGACGCCGGTGACGTGGTGGCCAAGATCGACGCCGAGGTCAAGGGCGGTGTACCGCGGGACCTGGCGTTCATGACCGACTCGCGGTTCGTGGCGCAGTTCCACGCGCTGGGCGATCTCGAGGACGTGACGGACGTCGTCACGGCGCTGACGGCCAAGTACGGCGAGCCCTGCGCCGAGGCCAAGAACTTCTGCGTCTTCGACGGCAAGTGGTTCGCGATCCCGTACCACTTCATCGGGATCGGGTCGTTCCTGCGCAAGGACTGGATGCAGGAGAAGGGCGTCTCGCCCAAGGACGTCTACACCTGGGAGGAGCTGCGGGACCTGTGCCTGGCGATCTCCGATCCGGGCAAGCGCCGGTTCGGCTGGGGCATGACGGTGAACCGGTCCGGCGACGGCAACGGCCTGATCGAGGCGCTGATCAACTCCTACGGCGGGGCGATCGCCACAAACGACGGCAAGAAGGTCGCGTTCGACTCACCCGAGACGGTGCAGGCCGTGACCTTCCTGGGCGACATCTACACCAACCCCCGGTACAAGGCGATGCTGCCGCCGGGCGTGGCCAGCTGGACCGACACCAGCAACAACGAGAACTGGCTCGCCGGAGTCCTCGGCTACACGCGCAACAGCTTCAGCGTCTACGCGGACTCCAAGACCAAGAAGAATCCCGTGTACGCCAACACGCACGTCTTCTCCGACTGCATCGGACCGGCGACCGACAAGTCCCTGCTGCTCGGCCAGTCACAGGGTTTCGTCGTCTTCAAGGGCGCCAAGAACCCGGCGCTCGCCAAGCTCCTGGCGCAGTACCTGGTCAGCGCGCCCGCGCTGGTCGGGGTGGCGAAGGAGGCACCCGGCCTGGTCATGCCCGCCTGGGAGAAGGTCTGGGACGCCGATCCGTACTTCACCGGCGGCGACCCGGCGTTTCCCATGGTGCGTAACCTGTCCCAGCAATCGCTGCCGCTGTCCACCAAGAACGGCCTGACCTTCCCGCAGAAGGCCAGCGCCGGCCAGCAGGCCGTCGTCGCGGCCTACGTACTCACCGACATGATGCAGCAGGTCGTACAGGGAACGGCGGCCGCTCAGGCCGTACGGGCGGCCCACGAGAAGATGGTGCGGATCTTCACCCAGCAGGGGCTGCCGCAGTGA
- a CDS encoding ABC transporter permease: MSSVRSAPAPVTRASPPPGPGSLTKAQRWLGRDWRLAALFLGPTAVLVGALVLVPIVRSIVTSTTERHGQDTVFVGLDNYLALAGDEQFRTGVVNSFVFTAYAEVFKVVLGLAAALLLHRLRHGRALVTGLLLMPWVVPTVVTAFSWRSLLDPIFGSVNTLLTASGIGPLLAGAHLVDGWPAGWLSDPSLAMPSVILVNVWKGVPFFTVCFLAGLKAIPADQYEAATIDGASAWQRFVHVTLPGLRHVITVTVTLSSIWTFNNFDLIWLLTQGGPGDVTAPYVLVAYSKAILQLQYGAGVAVTLVMLPIIAALVFVLVRMLRQDAGTRPPRRTRAAPWIGPARKALPWAGAAVVTGLLAWASPQIFWKAAVVLGVILLIAAAVGRVVSGLQAHGGRRASSLVSGWGSGVALAGLLAFVLGPLYWIAVTAFKSEGQVVTREHDLWPTPWTLEQFGALFTNQPFGRWYLNTLLVSAASTAVALICAALGGYALARLRFRGAQGFTVTVLLTYVMPGALLFIPLYQLLIGVRLADSMWSLVLTYPTFTLPFATWLLAGYFASIPAELEEAALVDGCTRVQAFRQVVLPLAKPGLLAVALFTLTNAWNEFLFAFVFITKDEYKTLPVGMQSMIAGDVVPQGQLAAASLLVSIPVVVMYAFGQRFLTEGLTAGAVKG; encoded by the coding sequence GTGAGTTCGGTCCGTTCGGCGCCGGCCCCGGTGACGCGGGCATCCCCGCCACCGGGGCCCGGCTCCCTCACGAAGGCCCAGCGGTGGCTGGGTCGTGACTGGCGGCTGGCGGCACTGTTCCTGGGGCCGACGGCCGTGCTGGTCGGTGCGCTCGTGCTGGTGCCGATCGTCAGGTCGATCGTCACGAGCACCACCGAACGGCACGGGCAGGACACCGTGTTCGTGGGCCTGGACAACTACCTGGCCCTCGCCGGCGACGAGCAGTTCCGCACGGGCGTGGTGAACTCGTTCGTCTTCACCGCGTACGCCGAGGTGTTCAAGGTGGTCCTCGGGCTCGCCGCGGCCCTGCTGCTGCATCGCCTGCGGCACGGGCGGGCACTGGTGACCGGCCTTCTCCTGATGCCGTGGGTGGTGCCGACGGTGGTGACGGCGTTCAGCTGGCGCTCGCTGCTCGACCCGATCTTCGGCAGCGTCAACACCCTGCTCACCGCGTCGGGGATCGGGCCGCTGCTGGCCGGCGCGCATCTGGTCGACGGCTGGCCCGCCGGCTGGCTGTCCGACCCGTCGCTGGCCATGCCGTCCGTCATCCTCGTCAACGTGTGGAAGGGGGTGCCGTTCTTCACCGTCTGTTTCCTCGCCGGGCTCAAGGCCATCCCGGCGGACCAGTACGAGGCGGCGACCATCGACGGCGCCTCGGCGTGGCAGCGGTTCGTCCACGTGACGCTGCCCGGACTGCGCCACGTGATCACCGTGACCGTCACCCTCTCGTCGATCTGGACGTTCAACAACTTCGACCTCATCTGGCTGCTGACACAGGGCGGCCCGGGCGACGTGACCGCGCCGTACGTGCTCGTCGCCTATTCGAAGGCGATCCTTCAGCTCCAGTACGGCGCGGGCGTGGCGGTCACGCTCGTCATGCTGCCGATCATCGCCGCCCTGGTGTTCGTGCTGGTCCGTATGTTGCGCCAGGACGCCGGCACCCGGCCACCCCGGCGTACCCGGGCGGCGCCGTGGATCGGGCCGGCCCGAAAGGCGCTGCCCTGGGCGGGCGCCGCGGTCGTCACCGGCCTGCTGGCCTGGGCGTCACCGCAGATCTTCTGGAAGGCGGCGGTGGTACTCGGCGTGATCCTGCTGATCGCGGCGGCCGTCGGCCGGGTGGTCTCGGGGCTACAGGCACACGGAGGTCGTCGCGCGTCGTCCCTGGTGTCGGGCTGGGGGTCCGGTGTCGCCCTGGCCGGGTTGCTGGCCTTCGTGCTGGGCCCGCTGTACTGGATCGCCGTCACGGCCTTCAAGTCCGAGGGCCAGGTCGTCACGCGCGAACATGACCTGTGGCCGACGCCGTGGACCTTGGAGCAGTTCGGCGCCCTGTTCACCAACCAGCCGTTCGGCCGCTGGTACCTCAACACCCTGCTGGTGTCCGCGGCGTCGACCGCGGTGGCACTGATCTGCGCGGCCCTGGGCGGCTACGCGCTGGCCCGGCTGCGGTTCCGCGGTGCGCAGGGCTTCACCGTCACGGTGCTGCTCACCTACGTGATGCCGGGTGCGCTGCTGTTCATCCCGCTCTACCAGCTGCTCATCGGGGTGCGGCTCGCCGACTCGATGTGGTCGCTGGTGCTGACGTACCCGACCTTCACGCTTCCGTTCGCCACCTGGCTGCTGGCGGGGTACTTCGCGTCCATCCCCGCCGAGCTGGAGGAGGCCGCACTCGTCGACGGCTGCACCCGCGTCCAGGCGTTCCGCCAAGTGGTGTTGCCGCTCGCCAAGCCCGGGCTGCTGGCGGTCGCGCTGTTCACGCTGACGAATGCCTGGAACGAGTTCCTCTTCGCCTTCGTGTTCATCACCAAGGACGAGTACAAGACGCTCCCGGTGGGAATGCAGTCGATGATCGCCGGGGACGTCGTGCCGCAGGGACAGCTCGCCGCGGCGTCGCTGCTCGTCAGCATCCCCGTGGTGGTCATGTACGCCTTCGGCCAGCGCTTCCTGACCGAGGGGCTCACGGCAGGCGCGGTGAAGGGCTGA